A segment of the Candidatus Jettenia caeni genome:
TAAATTACAGAAAGAACACTATGTGCCTTTTCTGATTTAGGGTTTAACTGAACGGCTTTTTTAAGCTCTGCTATAGAATCATCAAACATATTCTTTTTAAAATAGCAAACACCCATGAAATAATGTCCATCCTCCAGGTTTGGATTAATCTCCAGAGCCCTTTTACATGCAATAAAAGCCTCTTCATTCTTTTCGATTAAACTATACGTAATAGCCAGGTACAAATATCCCTCCGCCTCTTTTTTGTCCTTTTTTACTGCAAACAGATCTATTGCTTTTTGGTATTCAGAAATTGCATCCTCAAATTTCTTATTGGCTACATAAGCAAAAGCAATATTATAATGTGCCTTTGGCTCATCAGGATTTGCGTCAATTGCCTTTTTTAGTTCCGCTATCGATTCATTTACCATACCTTTTGTATAATAAACAACTCCCAAATCGAAACGGGCATTGTAATGGTTGGGGTTCACTTCCAATGCTTTCTTAAATTCTGCAATTGACTCATCATATTTCCTCTGATTATAGAGGGCAAGCCCTTTCCTGTCATGGTAACTTGCTTTATCCCCGCACCCTGTTACCAGAAAACATATCAGAAGTAATCCAGCGATTATCTTCACAAGAATTATATGCTGCTTTATCATAAATTCACCTTATAGAGTTATCTATTCAACTTCGACAATTACATCTTCCTTAAAATAACATACCCTATTTTTACCTAATCTTTTTGCATGATACATAGCATCATCAGCTTTTCTGATTAAATCATCTTTTGATAAGGCATCTTTTGGATATGCCACCATACCCATACTCATGGTAATCCCTTTGTTGGAGAGAATATCTGCATACATCCATTTTTTAGACCGTACTTCTTTCATGATCCGGTTCGCCACGCCTAAACCGGCATTTATAGTCGTTTCAGGTAAAACAACCGTAAATTCCTCACCACCATACCGGGCTACAAAATCTGTCTTTCGTGTTGTATTTAAAAATATAGAGGCTAACTCACGGAGTATTTCATCTCCGGCTAGATGGCCATTCAAGTCATTGTAGACCTTAAAATCATCAACATCGGCAAATAAGAGAGAGAATGTACTCGAATTTCTTTTTGCCTTTTGTAGTTCACGCTCTATAAATTCATGAAAATGTCTGTAATTATAAACCTTGGTTAGACCATCAGTAATGGAAAGATGCCTATAAAATTCCAACATCCGGGATTCCCGTAACAGCCACTGTCTTTCTACAGCTTTCTCTACAACGATTTTCATCTCTTCCAGTTCAAAGGGTTTACAAATATAGTCATACGCACCTAACTTCATTGCATTAACTGCCGATTCTACCGTACCATAGGCAGTCATAATTAATACACATACATCAGGGTTCATCTTGAGTACATGCTGTAATAATTCTATACCACTTATGCCAGGCATCCTAAGATCAGTAATCACGATTTCAAAAGGCTCATTTTCAATTTGCTTAACCGCATCTCTTCCGTTTATTGCAACCTTTACTTTATATCCCGTTTGGGAGAGCGCATCATAAAGTAAATCACGAATTATCTCTTCATCGTCAACAATGAGTATTCGTACAGGTTCCTTCGCCTCTATCGATTTGTTCATTACTCTCATCATCCTTCTGTATCGGTACTGGCAGTATGATAGTAAAAATAGCCCCTTTTCCCATTTTACTACTCACCATAATATTTCCATTATGCCTTTTTATAATATCATAGCATATTGATAATCCAAGTCCAGTCCCTTTCCAATCCATCTTTGTTGTAAAAAAAGGTTCAAATATTCGCTCCATATGTTCCTCAGCAATTCCACAACCCGTATCTTTAAATTCAGCCTCTACAACTCTGCCCTTTCTTCTCGTCGAAATAAACAGATGTCCTCCTTTAGGCATTGCCTGCTGAGCATTCAGTATTATATTAATAAATACCTGTTGTAGCTGATTAGCATTTCCATCAATCGGATCTACGTCATTCACTAAATTCTTCACCACTTCGATCTTATTCGCTACCAGCGGGCCTTTTATGAGAGATAACGTATCTGCTATAACATTGTTTATATTCAAAGGTTCAAAAATTTCATTCGATTTTCTTGCGAATTGAAGCAAATTTTGCACTATATCCCTGCAACGATATGTGCTATTTTCTATGTGTTGTAAACACTTCCTAAAGGTAGAAATATCTTCTGTCCTTACATTTTCCTTTGATACTTTCTCTAGCATATATTGTGTATAGCCCAGGATACCTGTCATGGGATTATTCAACTCATGAGCAACACCAGCCCCCAACTGACCAATAGCTGCCAGTTTACCAGACTGAATCAACTGAAATTGTTTTTCTTTCAATTCTTTCGTCCGATGCTCTACTTTTTTCTCCAGATTAACGTTTAATTCGTTAATTTGGTTAAATGCATCGCGCAATGCCTCTGTTTTTCTCTGTATTTCAGCCCTTGCTTTGCCTAACCGCATTATCATATCGTTGAAAGATATCCCTAACAAGCCAATTTCATCTCTATTCTTTATATTTGTTTTGTAGTTTAAATCACCATCAGATACTTTCTCCATCCCGTGAATCAAGGTATGTATAGGTTTTACTACACCTTTTGAGACTATAATACTCATGAGTATTACCAATAAAAAGCTACTGCTTAAAACATATACAACATTTTTTTTCAACCTCAATATATTGGATAACGCATCCCTTCTCTCTTGTGCAACAATAACCCGCCAGTTAGGAAACTCATACTCTGAGTTACCCACGTATCTCTCTGAACTGTAAATAAACGTTTTAAAATCAGGTTCTATCGCATTAACAACCCCGGATTGTTTATCCGGATCAAAAGGTGCATGCTGAAATAACTTCTTCTTTCTGGGGTGAGCAATGAAGTAATGTAAGTTATTAACAATTGCGATAATCCCGGTATTCCCTATGGTTATAGTATCTACAATCTCCCATATACGTTTCATATTAAGCTGTCCAACAATGGCTGCCTGTATCTTCCCCTTATCATCCACGAGCGGAACAGCAATGGCAACGACAACCTCATAAGGATCAAGGATAATATGTGCATCAGAAATATATACCTTACCGTTTATCGCCTCTTGAAACCATTTTTTCGATTTCCATTCACCCTGATAATTGTATGCTGTAGATGTTATTACACGGCCTTTTACATCGATCATCGTAATATCTTCAAAACGCTTGTAATATTCTTGGATTCTTTTCATTTCAGATAATTTCTTATCGACAGATATATGTGTACTTCTCATACTTTCGCTCTCTGCCAGCATTTTCATATCTGTCACGCAGCTTTCTATAAAACGATGTATCTCTTCTTTTGTATTTTTAGCTAGCATGCCAAGATTGTTAAGGACTTCATCTTTTATAAAACTCTCAGTACTTTTAAACAAAAAAAATAAACCAATAAACAACGGCAAAAGCCCTACAAGAGAAATACATGAGGCCATTTTAAACCCTAATCGTCTAAATACGCTTATTTTTCTCATTGCCTAATCTGAAACGAGTTCTGCCCAACATTCATTGAACTTTTTCTGAACATTAGAATTCAAAATTTCATATACTTCCAACGTATCGATTATTTTTTCATTTATATAAATATAAGGATTCTTTAACAATTCCTTATTAACAAACACTCGCGCCTTTTTATTACAATTTGCATAATAAGAATAATTAGTATGCTTTCCACTAATTTCCGGACGAAGCATAAAATTAATAAACTTTTCTGCAAGTCGTTTGTGTTTTGCGCCAATAGTAACCGCTATGTTGTCTGTCCAAAAGCCTGTACCTTCTTTCGGTAATATGAACTTTATGGCATTATTTCTTTCATTAACGAATGCAGCATCTCCATTGTAACACTGAGCAATCCATAATACTTCGCTTATTAACCCTTCATCAATCTTATTATAAGAAATAAACCCCTCTTTCAGAAGGAGAGGTTTTAATGTTTTCAATATCTTTAATGATTCGTCTGCATCCTTAGGATCCGTAGGTTTTAATGAATAACCCAACCCTTTTAGTCCGACAGTCATTACATCGTACATATTATTTGAAAGCGCCATCCTGCCCCTATATCTTTTGTCCCAAAAAACACCCCAACTATCAACGGGACCTTTCACGTATTTTGTATTATATGCAATACCAGTAACACCCCAATCAATAGGAACGCTGTATCTTCTCCACTTTCTATTTGAAATAGTCCTGAATCTTGCTTTAAGATTTTTCTTATTGGGTATCTGATGCATATCAAGTTTTGATAGCAATTTAGATTTTATCATCACATCCGTTAAGGAATCACTCGGAAAGATAACATCGTATCGTTCTGGCTGCGATTGAACCAAAGAAAACATTGCCTCTTCATCATCGTAAAAATCAACATGTACTTTCACATGAAATTCTTTCTCAAAATCGGAAAAGATCTCAGGATCGATATAGTCGACCCATGTATATACATTAAGCTCTGTATCAGAGCCACATACATGAGGAATAATGAACCCGAACCATATGATGAAGACAACAGGAAAAAGTATTTTCATTGCATTTTTTATATCCAAAACGCATAAAGATGTTCAAGGAATAATTTTGCTTAAATTTACTTCTCTTCAATAACTCTATGATGAAACAATCTCTTTATTTCAAAATATGATTTCCGTTACCAATTCAATTTGATAAGCAGGGTCTGCATCTCCATCAAAACGAGGCGCAGGTGCTAAACCCAAAATGTCTCCATCATTCCTCTTTTCATGATAATATCTACCGGGAAAGAAAATACCTGTCTGAAGACTAAAAGAAATATGATCCGTTAAGTCATAGCTGCTATAAAAATCCAATTCATGCCCTAAATCAGAGCTTAAGGTAATAGGATGATTATTAAGAATGCCTATGGCATGTTCAAAACTTCTCAGGTACCAATAATCAAGAGATAATAACCATGTATCTGTTATTTGTATATCTATTCCTATATTCGGTAGAATAAGATTATTCAACTGATACGGGTCACCAAAAGTGCCTGGCCGAACAATACCATAATTCAAGCCGTAACTTCCGCCTGTTGCTACAAACGGACCATAAGCTGCCGGATAGATAGTATCCGAAAGGTTTATATTTGTAGGAGAATAAACAGAGAAGGCATTGTTACTATGGGAATTGAAACAGCCTTGTACTACATCATCGGCATCCATCTTATTACCGGAACTCATAAGCAGTTTTGACCTGGGCGTAAATTTTTCAAAATTATAAAAAATATCGGCATAGGCCATATATCCTTTATGGATTATATCATCGCGATCATCTAAAACATTTGCACTACCAAAATTTTTTGCAACTTCAAATCCAACATGGAGTGTATCAAAATATATTTCTGTATCAATACCAATAGTAAACAAATTATCCTCATTTACAGGAAAAGGAATCGTGCTAACCCTGCGATTGCTTGGTGTTGTATCGTGCAACAATCCAATATAAGGTTGAAGTAAACCATTATCGCGCTTCATAAGAACATCAAAACTCACAAAATGGGCGTTAGAATCGTATTCTACATCTAGAGACCTTTCTTGAGGCACTTGAGGCCCCAGGATAATTTTATTAACAACATCGGGTTTTACGTAAGAGAAAGTCCATTTGAAATCTTCGCTCATACTGTAGGCACTAAAACCACAATTCTCATAGTATCCTCCAAGTGCATAACCATTCCCCACGTGATAGGCATATTGCCCTAATTTAAGCCTTGCAGGTAAATGAAAAATTAAAGAGTCTATCCAATACTCTTCAACCCGTGGAATTATTTCAGGAACACTATAATTATCAACTTCTCCAAAGAGGGTATTGACTTTTTTGTCTGATAGAATTGGAGCATCATAGTCAAAAGGGCCGCTACTCTCAAATCTTATAAAAGATATCAGGAAATCTTTATAAGTAATATTAAATTCCGTATCATACGTGTATCCTACATAAGTAACGCCATCACTCTTTTTGCTATCTAAGTCCAGGTTATTTCCTATAGAATTACCTGAAAATCGCAGGTGGTTTTTTATAAAAAGTTTTAGATTTGGGGATATGTTACAGAACGTTTCAGAGAAAGTAAAGGGGGGAAACACAAATATCATGACAAGGATATAGGGAATCTTTTTTATCATAACTACTATAGTTAAGATAAAAGGGTATATTTATTATAGAATCCTATATTTTTATACACAAGATTGGCAGCTAAAAAATTTGGCGCTTCATTTCCCGGATTGGGTTTCAACTCAACCACATCGAATCCAACCACTTTTCGATTCGTATATACTTTGCGTAAAAAATCCAGTGTCCGATACCATCCCAAACCACCAGGAACAGGCGTCCCTGTAGCAGGCATAATCGATATATCGAAGCCATCCACATCCAAAGTAATATATACATAATCTTCTAATGTTTCTATGGCTTCCTCATGCCAGTCATCATTATTATAAATATCTCTTGCATAAAACACAGACACGGCGTTTTTACTCTTTTCTACAAACTCCTGTTCTTCCTTCGATACCACTCTTACGCCAAAACTGGTCACTTTACATCTCAGGTCTTCAGCAACCCTTCTTGATACACTCGCATGGCTGTAGGGAGTACCGCCAAACTGCTCCATTAAATCAAGATGCGCATCCAGTTGAAGCACAGATAATTTCTTGTATTTTTCTTTATATGCTTTTATTACACCTTGTGAAATCGAATGTTCACCACCTAACGTTACCAAAAACTTACTATCTTTTACAATTCCTTTACTGACATGGTAGACTGCCTCAATAACCTTTTTTGCATCCGTATGAATTTCCTCTAAATTAAGTATTCCCACAGTAAAAATACCTGCAGAATAGATATCACCTAACTCGTCATCATACGGTTCTACATTAATAGATGCATTAAGTATCGCATAAGGACCTACTTTGGTTCCTGTTTGATAGGTAGCCGTACCATCAAAAGGTACTCCCATAATGATAATCTTAGAATGTTTGTAAGCATCACTATCACTTTTAAAATCGTAAGGAAATGCCCCAAACTGTAATGAACTTAGCACATATTGTCTGATATCACGCAGCATAGAATTCTCCAGCATAAATAAAATAGCTATAAAACAAAAAAGGCATCTTCAACAAAGATGCCTTTTTTTGCCTCTATTCTAAAAACACTACTCTTATTCGTGATTAGTCTCACGTCTCTTTTTCCATAATGCAGCGCCAAACATTAATACCGCAACGATTCCAATAATACTTCCTATAATACCAGCAAATTTTTTCCTGTCCTTAGCTTTCAGGATCTCATGAAACTCTTTATCATGTTTAAGTGCAGCGGCCTGGCTTTCCAGTATATTAATCTTCTGATATACCTTGGCAGCGCCATACCACCATGAAATATCCTGCTGACCATGAGCTACACCTTTATAGGCGTGAGCTTTATCCCCAAACCACATATCAGCATAGGTAATTTCAATTTCTGAAGGATTATTTCTTCCCGTTGCAAACAAACCATGCAAGCCAAGGATAGGTCCAATAACAGGCACTTTTCCAGCCTTTGTTTTAAAGGCTTTATACACTGACTCTCCCAACAATCCAGGCCCAAGCGCATCGGCAAGTATATCTCCAAGCGGAAAGATGTCTCTCTCTTTAATAGGTACCTCGAAAGCGTCTAACTCAACAATTTCGTCTAAGATAAGCTGGGCTCTGTCCTGCAACTTCCACATCTCGAACATGAAATCGTTTAAATTTTCACGATATAACCTGGCAAATCTTGGGCTGTGACATTTGCTACACACTGCAACCCATTGCTCTGACCTTTGTTTATTTTCAGGAGAATAAATATCAAGACTATAATTCAGAGGGGGAAGATTGATACCATGCGGGTAATCTTTTAACGATGATTTGTAATCTACCCCTTTTGGTGGAACTGTTCCCATCCTCCACACACCTTTTGTAACCGGGTTGTGGGCGAACTTGCCATTTCCTTGGTCAAAATGGCAAAACTGGCATGTTGGTGTTCTGTAGTCTTTACCAGGCACAATTTCTGCTAACGGTTTTTCCCAATCCCAGTGCTCTCCCTCCAAATGATAAATATATCCCATCTTTGATTCACCATAGGTTTCTGCATCTGGATGATCAAAACCCATATGACAACTCATACAGGCCTCCGGTCTTCTGCCCTCTGCTGCTGCAAACTTATGTCTTGTATGACAAATGTTGCATCGATCGGTTGCATGGCAAAGGTCACATCCAAACTGAGCTGTTGGATACCCCCTCCGGAACATCTCGGGATACCAGGGTGGAATAACGTTTGCTGCCAGTCCCTCAATATGATTTGGACGTCCACGATCAGCCTCGCTCATAAATTCAGTTGTTTCCTTAGGATGACATTCTCCACACTTAGCTGGTGTAGGCATAACAAGCTCTTTATGGTCCTGACCATGGCAATCTTTACAGAGCACTTGTTTTAGTTCTCTGCCAATTAACTTCTCTATTTGTTGCGTTTTTTCTGCAATTCTAGGATTTTTCCGTAAATTTGCATGTGTAGACTCTTCCCAGTCGTGTACAAAACCAGGCGTTACCTCTTTATGACATTCTACGCAATCAGAGGGTTTATATTTTTCCAGCAATTGATCATAATATGTCCCGTCAGGCTTTACGTAATGCCTTACAGGAAACCAATACATTTGTAATGGTACAGGCTTATAGATATTTTGCCAGGGGCCTGCACCCTTCTCCAGTCCAACATTATTAACAAACCAATCTTTTAACGTATCAGTTGGATACAAAGCATCATAGTAGCTCATAGCCTTTTTTTGCATTTCTTTTAATTCAGTTTCTGACTGTGCTTGTAGGCTTCCAGTCAGCGAACCCCACATTAAAGGGGCGGCAAGTAAAACCGCTCCCAACCTCATTAAATTCATTATAAGCCTCCTCCCCTTAAAATCTGCAAATAGTATATACTAATTCTAAGTAGTTCGTTGTAGTTCGTTTTTAGCTAGCTGCTCTTTACAATACACACATCGATTTTTAAAAGATTTTTGGCAATGGCTCTGGTCCAGATGCTTCTTTTTTTTCCATAAGACCTGTTTTATACGGCCTTGTATGTTCGGGAAAAAACCACTCATCAGGACTATTTTTTTCCTGGAAAAATTTCAGTCGCATTTCATGGTTACGCGTATGATGACAAGGCCCGCATATATTAAATGCTGTACCGTATGTTCCTACCTTAGCTATCTTCTGTCCTTCCGGCGCCTTTCCAATATCCATAAAATAACTAAACACTTCTCCTGCCCCATGACAGGCCTCACAAGTAACGCCCTCCTCTGAGTATTTTCCTGTGCTCTCATCATAACCAGTTGTATGACATTTTAAACATGTCTTTCGATATGCATCATTTCCTGCAATATAATCAGGAGCTTCTTTTACACGATCAAAGGTTTTAAACTTGATCCTCATCCATCTTTCAACATGCGGGGATGTTAACCCTGTATGGCACTTGAGACATTTTTGACTGCCTACATAAATAGCTTTATCTCCTGTAATGCTATATTTTTTAAAATTGCCCATTTCTACCCTTTCATTCGGGTCGGTCTCTTCTGGCGTTAAAGTTGCCAATTCTTCCCAAAAGTCAAACATTGCCTCAGCCACAACGAGTTTCTGCTCCATCTGCCTTTTATGATAATACATGCCCTCATGTGCGCTCTCCTCGCTCAATGCTCTTCCATTCCCCCCGTGGCATACAGTACATCCGTAAACATCAAAGGGTAATTCCTTTGTATGAGAATGTTTTGCTTTCAGCTTATCCTCGTCAATATGACAGGTCATACAACGGTCAACCTTGATTCCATTTTGCTTTTTTTCCCAACTGTAGTCACCTTTGAGCAGGATCTGTTTAATCTCATAAAGGGGATAACGCATTGCCGTAAGGCGCTTACCCAACAACTCCTTTTCTTTTACAGATGAGGCTGCTAAAAATTCCTTCTCAACCTTCAATGCCTGTTCTTCATAATACTCCTTTTGGTATTTTTTCCAATTTGGATTAAATTCATCTTTAATCCACATAGAAGAGCCTATAAAAAACAAAACGCTCAAAACAAAAAAAATAAACCTTTGTAAGCTCATAAATCACCTGTTCTAAAAATACTCAATGTTAAGTATCTTGAAATAAATTATATATTGATCCAAGGTGTAGCAATGATATATTTTACATTAAACGCTAGCCTAAAAATCATTTTAATTACCGTACCTATCATGGTTAGAAGAAGCCCCATCGTTAATACATACCTGACGACACCAAGTTTATAAAAAAAATCTTTTTTTACAAGCGCAGGAAGAACCAACCCTAAGAAATAAAATCCTATCATGAGCGCAATTCCCAATGGCAAGGGTAAATCATGTAAAGGTGGCGGGGTAGGAAAATCGTGTGTCCACTTTTCCCAAGGCCAGAAAAATGCCCAGAATGGACCTCGAAGCGCAGTGCCAATGTATATCAAAACATACCAAAAAACATAGCCGAAAACAAAGACAGATACCGCAAATTTTCTCTCTTTAAATGTATAATAACCATTCCCTTTAGGATTATTGTCTAAATAGGGGATGAGTATTAAGCCAAGAATGATAATGCTGGGAAGTACAACACCAGCATACCATGGATCAAAATAAACTAATGCCTCCTGTAAACCTAAAAAATACCACGGCGCCTTTGCCGGGTTCTCGGCTTGCCCGGGATTTGACAATTCTCTTAACGGAGCGTCCACTACATACGAATAAAAAAGCAGCCCTACCGTGACAAAAATAGCAGCTAAGAACTCCTTAGCCACTAAATTGGGCCAGGTAAAAACTCTATCATCTTTAACTTCTCTTCCCTTCTCCTCCATAACCTCCATGGAATGACTCCTCAGAAATATCTTCAGTTAACTTATAGAAACTTCAACGATAGAACTATAATGGACCTGAAATACCACCATCTTTACGCACTCTCCAGAAATGCACCATCATCAGCGCTGAAGCCATCACAGGAATTGCTATACAGTGCCATACATAGGCTCGCAGTAAGGCAGGAGCTTCAATCATTGTTCCACCTAACAAAGCAAAGCGAACATCATTGTCAGCTCTCATACCCAGTATGTAGGAGAATGGTCCCTCATGGCCTAAAAACGGTGTCGCACGCGCCATATTCGTACCAACGGTAATAGCCCAGTATCCTAATTGATCCCAAGGCAACAAATAACCGGTAAAACTTAACAAAAATGTAAGAACTAACAGGATCACACCAACCACCCAGTTAAACTGCCGTGGCGGTTTATATGAGCCTGTTAAGAAAACCCGAAACATATGGATACTCACAGTAATAACCATTGCGTGAGCACCCCATCGGTGAGAATTTCTTAAAAATCTGCCAAAAGGTACTACATACATTAAATCCACAATATCTGCATACGCCCTGTTTACATCAGGAACATAGTAAAACATTAGCAGAATACCTGTTATTGTCTCAAACAGGAATATAAAAAATGTAATCCCTCCCATACACCAGGTAAAGCGAATCTTCGTACCATGCTCTCGCACCTTTGCCGGATGTAAATGCAACCATATATTGCTGATAATCTGAAGAACCCTGTTTCTAGGCGTATCTGCATATCC
Coding sequences within it:
- a CDS encoding two-component sensor kinase, which codes for MASCISLVGLLPLFIGLFFLFKSTESFIKDEVLNNLGMLAKNTKEEIHRFIESCVTDMKMLAESESMRSTHISVDKKLSEMKRIQEYYKRFEDITMIDVKGRVITSTAYNYQGEWKSKKWFQEAINGKVYISDAHIILDPYEVVVAIAVPLVDDKGKIQAAIVGQLNMKRIWEIVDTITIGNTGIIAIVNNLHYFIAHPRKKKLFQHAPFDPDKQSGVVNAIEPDFKTFIYSSERYVGNSEYEFPNWRVIVAQERRDALSNILRLKKNVVYVLSSSFLLVILMSIIVSKGVVKPIHTLIHGMEKVSDGDLNYKTNIKNRDEIGLLGISFNDMIMRLGKARAEIQRKTEALRDAFNQINELNVNLEKKVEHRTKELKEKQFQLIQSGKLAAIGQLGAGVAHELNNPMTGILGYTQYMLEKVSKENVRTEDISTFRKCLQHIENSTYRCRDIVQNLLQFARKSNEIFEPLNINNVIADTLSLIKGPLVANKIEVVKNLVNDVDPIDGNANQLQQVFINIILNAQQAMPKGGHLFISTRRKGRVVEAEFKDTGCGIAEEHMERIFEPFFTTKMDWKGTGLGLSICYDIIKRHNGNIMVSSKMGKGAIFTIILPVPIQKDDESNEQIDRGEGTCTNTHC
- a CDS encoding ABC transporter substrate binding component; the encoded protein is MKILFPVVFIIWFGFIIPHVCGSDTELNVYTWVDYIDPEIFSDFEKEFHVKVHVDFYDDEEAMFSLVQSQPERYDVIFPSDSLTDVMIKSKLLSKLDMHQIPNKKNLKARFRTISNRKWRRYSVPIDWGVTGIAYNTKYVKGPVDSWGVFWDKRYRGRMALSNNMYDVMTVGLKGLGYSLKPTDPKDADESLKILKTLKPLLLKEGFISYNKIDEGLISEVLWIAQCYNGDAAFVNERNNAIKFILPKEGTGFWTDNIAVTIGAKHKRLAEKFINFMLRPEISGKHTNYSYYANCNKKARVFVNKELLKNPYIYINEKIIDTLEVYEILNSNVQKKFNECWAELVSD
- a CDS encoding putative cytochrome c, translated to MSLQRFIFFVLSVLFFIGSSMWIKDEFNPNWKKYQKEYYEEQALKVEKEFLAASSVKEKELLGKRLTAMRYPLYEIKQILLKGDYSWEKKQNGIKVDRCMTCHIDEDKLKAKHSHTKELPFDVYGCTVCHGGNGRALSEESAHEGMYYHKRQMEQKLVVAEAMFDFWEELATLTPEETDPNERVEMGNFKKYSITGDKAIYVGSQKCLKCHTGLTSPHVERWMRIKFKTFDRVKEAPDYIAGNDAYRKTCLKCHTTGYDESTGKYSEEGVTCEACHGAGEVFSYFMDIGKAPEGQKIAKVGTYGTAFNICGPCHHTRNHEMRLKFFQEKNSPDEWFFPEHTRPYKTGLMEKKEASGPEPLPKIF
- a CDS encoding hydroxylamine oxidoreductase gives rise to the protein MNLMRLGAVLLAAPLMWGSLTGSLQAQSETELKEMQKKAMSYYDALYPTDTLKDWFVNNVGLEKGAGPWQNIYKPVPLQMYWFPVRHYVKPDGTYYDQLLEKYKPSDCVECHKEVTPGFVHDWEESTHANLRKNPRIAEKTQQIEKLIGRELKQVLCKDCHGQDHKELVMPTPAKCGECHPKETTEFMSEADRGRPNHIEGLAANVIPPWYPEMFRRGYPTAQFGCDLCHATDRCNICHTRHKFAAAEGRRPEACMSCHMGFDHPDAETYGESKMGYIYHLEGEHWDWEKPLAEIVPGKDYRTPTCQFCHFDQGNGKFAHNPVTKGVWRMGTVPPKGVDYKSSLKDYPHGINLPPLNYSLDIYSPENKQRSEQWVAVCSKCHSPRFARLYRENLNDFMFEMWKLQDRAQLILDEIVELDAFEVPIKERDIFPLGDILADALGPGLLGESVYKAFKTKAGKVPVIGPILGLHGLFATGRNNPSEIEITYADMWFGDKAHAYKGVAHGQQDISWWYGAAKVYQKINILESQAAALKHDKEFHEILKAKDRKKFAGIIGSIIGIVAVLMFGAALWKKRRETNHE
- a CDS encoding agmatinase produces the protein MLRDIRQYVLSSLQFGAFPYDFKSDSDAYKHSKIIIMGVPFDGTATYQTGTKVGPYAILNASINVEPYDDELGDIYSAGIFTVGILNLEEIHTDAKKVIEAVYHVSKGIVKDSKFLVTLGGEHSISQGVIKAYKEKYKKLSVLQLDAHLDLMEQFGGTPYSHASVSRRVAEDLRCKVTSFGVRVVSKEEQEFVEKSKNAVSVFYARDIYNNDDWHEEAIETLEDYVYITLDVDGFDISIMPATGTPVPGGLGWYRTLDFLRKVYTNRKVVGFDVVELKPNPGNEAPNFLAANLVYKNIGFYNKYTLLS
- a CDS encoding putative cytochrome b6; this encodes MKLIPDLIKKITDNEIWRSVFRHGYADTPRNRVLQIISNIWLHLHPAKVREHGTKIRFTWCMGGITFFIFLFETITGILLMFYYVPDVNRAYADIVDLMYVVPFGRFLRNSHRWGAHAMVITVSIHMFRVFLTGSYKPPRQFNWVVGVILLVLTFLLSFTGYLLPWDQLGYWAITVGTNMARATPFLGHEGPFSYILGMRADNDVRFALLGGTMIEAPALLRAYVWHCIAIPVMASALMMVHFWRVRKDGGISGPL
- a CDS encoding two-component response regulator; translation: MNKSIEAKEPVRILIVDDEEIIRDLLYDALSQTGYKVKVAINGRDAVKQIENEPFEIVITDLRMPGISGIELLQHVLKMNPDVCVLIMTAYGTVESAVNAMKLGAYDYICKPFELEEMKIVVEKAVERQWLLRESRMLEFYRHLSITDGLTKVYNYRHFHEFIERELQKAKRNSSTFSLLFADVDDFKVYNDLNGHLAGDEILRELASIFLNTTRKTDFVARYGGEEFTVVLPETTINAGLGVANRIMKEVRSKKWMYADILSNKGITMSMGMVAYPKDALSKDDLIRKADDAMYHAKRLGKNRVCYFKEDVIVEVE